In Sesamum indicum cultivar Zhongzhi No. 13 linkage group LG1, S_indicum_v1.0, whole genome shotgun sequence, the sequence ACAACAAACTCTATTTTTAGCAGTTTTTGATAAAACAGCAATAAccttttgtaaaaatttacaaaaggGTTTGAAATCTCCACCATTAGAAACTAGATTGACAGAGCTTCAATTTCATATGTGATTCGCTCAAAATGACAATCATTTGCATAGAAAACACATATAAAAGTCTTCTAAAAATCTGTTATACATTGCTGAAAATAAGAAGGCAAATTTAAGTTTCATCATGCCAATTCTCAACAAAAACTGAGTAAatcgataaaaaaattagcaacgaataaaaatttttaattttaatttattatagaaaaaactATCATAAGTCATAACTTAGGTTAGCGGAATCGAGTCCGAAACTCCTTAATTATGAGTGCTCAATCTTACTGcacttaaataatatgatcTAAATAAAGCAATTGGATATGGTACGTACGTAGAATAAGAAAAGCTATGAATACCAAAGATAATTGATTCCTGTATATGTTttcatacaattaaatttttttttatcgataGACTCCTGAAAGCtgtatatgaattttgaaatattttaactttcttattcatatatattccTTTTCTGTATCGACTAAAACTATGAAATATAATGTTCTGTAGCATATAAACCTTGAAAATTACCATCTGTCAATAAGGATTCGTGATCTAacatatttacttttttctgtaattaataACTCTTCATTGTTATAATAAACAATTCTTCCACAATGATTAAAGTTCTATATACTATAATTAAGCAGTTCACACCATAGTTTAAAGTTCTGGTATCGATAATAATATCGATAGGTGTTATTCTACATTAGATGTGGTACTGTACGGGGATATTATCGAGCGATACCAAAACAATACATTATAAAAGctgaaaaattctaaaattatattaatataaaattattaaataaaatacaaacaatataaaaaattagtactaCTCAATACATACTACAAGaagttgttaaaaaatatataaatttcattaacaaATAGAACCATTAAAAAGTACGATGTGATAGAATATTATTACCAATAATATGCTGACAGATAATTCATCGTatcaacaatattatttgataatattggATCAACGATGCATATATATTCGAAGAATATTAGGGACCGTCGGATGTTGTAGGATTGTGAAAGGCTACTATCTGAATACTCACGTTGAACCATTTCATAAACTTTGTATAAAGTgcatgataataaattatacttgGGAAAAGGGTGTTGACAAGGTGTGAAGGTTGACATTCCCTCTCCATACCATAGATGATCACTCTCAAAGAATATATTCCTGATCATAATAATTTGCATGGGCAACAACACTTTGCCCAACGTTGATGAAAGGGACAAACAAGAAAGTCATGGATAAGGCAACTTGGATAAGGATCCATAGTATGAAACAAAATCAGAATCTCATTTTGGCTATAAATAGAGACCATAAAACcaagaacaaaaattcatCTCAATATGTCTCTAACCGTTTGATCATATAAGGAAAAGCGGGCTTGCACGAAGAGAAGAGTCCTCGTTTAGTAGCTAAGAATGGCTTTCCCGTAATCCTCTCTCCTAAAAGAGATCATGAGAGGGAAAccctgtttttttttaacactCACGCATCCAACACGTACACACACTCAAGACTCGAACACGAGAGCTCGCATTGGGAATGAGAGAAAcccttttgtgtgtgtggagttCCGGGCAAGTCATCTTGGCTTAGCTGACGGCCTCTTCTTGATCATGCTAGTCCTGCTACTTTTTCCTACAACTACCAACcagcaatttaatttatgttagattattattaattattcagaTATGAAATGAgtagaaattatttatctaattacatttttaattgaCTTTTGTGTTAAAGAAAATTACGGTTTTgggtattttaatttgatgtctttcttaaatatttcatcTAGGAACTTTATTCTTGGTCATGTTTTCTTGAATATATGAGTTAGGTTTCCGGAGTCATTCGTACAGTTATACTATCCCCATCGACTGCATTGCGACATACCACTTGTTGAAACTCGGTATCCGCAGGTTTATTAGGACTTAAACGCCGATCAGTTCAGCACAGATATGCAGGTTGCCCAAGTATGTATTTCTTCGTATCAACCAAAGTTCATGAAATAAAGATAAAGTTTCATGTTAAGCAAATTTCGgaacaataattatacatatatatattgtaattaaatagcTAAGTCTCAGAGTTTGATGatgaaaagtatatttattttctacctacattatatataagttgttGTATTTTCTTCAACACTTAATTCAAATTTCCTCCATGGATTTTTGAACGAAAATTTTCCCCATTTCATTGCTGCGGTAGTAAAAGTTGTTTTGCCACTGTAAGAAAATATGTTACTTTTAGTAATGGCTGATTATTatgatcaaaaataaaaaaacagtgTAACTATGGCTGCAAACGGCTATAATTAGTTGTTGTTTCTACAAGTAAGATCAAaacattaatcataataaaaattcatggtaaatgataattaatcatggtatcgatttttaagttttatgatcatttataatatagaaaataatttatagcatGTGTAATGATTAAAGTAGAGATCTTATAAGGTAGTATGAGGTTATATAGATTTGAAAACCCaccaaatatttgaataaatgtctcattttatataaatttacgttataatttattatatcattattaattgtaatctaattgttataaaaaaatgtgtatatatatcttaacGTGACAATATAAGTATCgtttctattatatatatgtaatgtgCATGAAAGTCCTTTATGCTTAATTATAAGCtggaaatgaatttgaaataaagttaTCACTTTTTGTCTCTCAtgccttttgttttcttttccatgttcatttttttcctttattgaaaaatattttagggaAGGCGGCTGCGGTGGTCAactggaattttttttatcattttcctTAATAtggtaagaaaaaattactttgattattcatttatttttaataaaataatctatatatatatatatattatcattatgatATATCAATTGGGTGTGGGGTGTACCCCAATTGGTTTTGCTGAATAGGAGCAGATCCAGGGGTCAGCCACGGAAGCATCAAACACTGCCTCAAACTGTATGTATGACCCCAATTGGATGGGTGGGTAACACATCAGAAAGATCCCATTTCTTTCGGGCCCCACCCGCAAACAGGGCCCAAACAAGCCATGGAAAACCTTAATGGAGCCTCTGTGAATGCCATAAACTACCCAAATTAGGTTAAATGGAGAGAAGAATGATCACTTTGTTTGAGTCTTGAACAACTGTAAAGCAGAAAAACAAGAGGGAATTCAATCTGCACCACTTGTAGATGAAATAGGGTTAGTTCAATGTAATTACTTACTCCcctctatataaatataggtatTCGCACAAACATTTTAATTGTGTTTTAACATCCACACTATCACTATATCAATAGCCCTTCCTAACCCTATAGTGCTACTATttgttatacatatatatatatatatatatatattgtctcGGATTAAGAAAAATCATCATCAAGAAATCTAGAAATGAATCAGTTGGCTTTTGTGTTCGGCCTTTTAGGTACGTACGATGTCAACATTTTGTTCAACATATATGGATATCATTTCTATCTAGAGGCAAGGTTTATGTTCAACATgcagaattaattatacatagactATCATGCAAAAGCATGcgcatgcatatatatatatatatatttatatcaagaattatataactttttacaTTAATATCGTAACGGTCGAGACTAATAGAGCTggttacaattttttcttgatatgtGCAGGTAACGTGGTCTCCTTCATGGTTTTCCTTGCTCCAATGTGAGCAtctaacttaattattttgattatatatattctcaatttgaattaataacatatatacaataatataatctcaattttctatttgatttgCAGTCCAACATTTTATCAAATctacaagaaaaaatcaacAGAGGGGTTCCAATCCGTCCCTTACGTTGTGGGGTTGTTCAGCGCGATGCTGTGGATATACTACGCATTTCTGAAACCAGATACAACCCTTCTCATCACCATCAACTCCGTTGGCTGTTTCATTCAGTCGGCATACATCTGCTTCTACCTCTTTTTTGCACCAAGAAATGCAagggtacatatatatacacacacatacccaccactcaataaattaaataaatacaaaccAAATTAGCTAGTGATTAGTTAATTAATGTCCTTTAATTTCtctaattgtaataattctgaattaattcaagatataatgtttccttctttatttttgctaattattttcatgtaattagGTCCAAACTGTGAAGCTGCTGCTTCTGCTAAATACGGTCGGGTTCGGGCTAATCATGGTACTTACTTATTTCCTAGCAAAAGGCTCAAACCGCGCCAATTTCGTCGGATGGATTTGCCTCGTGTTCTCTTTGTGTGTGTTCGTCGCACCTTTATGCGTTGTGGTAagtacttatatatatgtgtgtatggaacaaaattttaaggtacatatatgaaagaattttCCTACATGTactatattgtaataattaatgattttcaTTCTTAGAACATCTCTACTACATGTTCTCATAATCATCTTGACTTAATAATAAGCTAACTAAAAGTTGGTTTTTATCCGTTCTGCAGAGACAAGTGCTACGAACCAAGAGTGCGGAGTACATGCCGtttcttctctcatttttcCTCACTATTAGTGCTATTGTGTGGTTCTTTTATGGCTTTTTGCGCAAAGACTATAACATCGCCGTAAGTAATAGCGTATAGTatttgtttgtaatttatttatcattgccagttatatatattgatatattggttGAATTGAGGTATTATTCAGTGTATCGAGATGTGACTTTACTCTGTTTTGTGCATATAAAATACAGATACCTAATGTTCTCGGGTTCATCTTCGGGGTGCTGCAAATGGTGCTTTATTTGATCTACAGAAATGGCAAAACATTGGTGCAAGAAAACCAGCAGCTCCCAGCTGGAATTATTGCAGTAGAAGACGAGAAGCAGCTTCCTGAACTAAGGGACCAGATAATTGATGTTGTGAAGCTGCAGGGTGGATTGGAAGTTGAGATAATTCCTGTTGTCTCAATCCTGGTCGACAACCACATTCTTGGAGGGGGAAAGAACGAAGATCAAAAcccatgaaaaaaatttagtgttggtttaattattttcttgaattgatGATTTGGTTTGGCAGTTGGCTTAATTACAGCGACTCCTTTTCGTATTAATATGTTGGTGTTATAATTAGTCGATGTTGGAATTCAAATTTAAGGTTGGTAATTAATTTGGTGTTAAGGTTAATTAATTCTGTTGTATCATCATCAATTCATTTGACATCAAGTgttttatatatcaaattttcatcCGAACCTAATCCGATCGAGTCAAActaatcatataacaaatgtattacacttgttatatatttaattaagatatGATCCGATccgaattaaaattttcctatACTTCCTGTTGTTCTTTACTTGTTAAATATGcttcttattattaaaaatgtattaattagaTCATATAAGTATGCATAAGTGCATGAGAGGAACATATCAACATCAACATTTCAACAGATCATATAAGgtaaatatatgattacatCAACATCTCAGagtaatatattgttttagttaatacataataataaggggaaataacattttttgtaGTATATATTTGGCCTGTTTCAATTCTTGTCCTATTGCATTATGggattagtatttttagtcccataactaataaaaattagcacttttacTTCTAATCCAGTTTTCTGTCTATAATTTAACGATATTGATCATGAATCCAGCACATGTCCATTGAATATTTCTAGCTGGAGGGAGAATTGATGTGTCTTCCAGTTTGGGACCATTTCGtgggaaaatataattaggaaaaaataaatcttgagGAAAATtagtgcaaaaaaaaaaaaagagagatttCTCTCTTCActgacaaaaattaaatctcatTATTCTCATATTTCTGTAAGTTAAAACCAAgtaaaaacaacacaaaaaatcatatcttGCATAAGTGAATCAAGTAAGCAAAGTGGGGCTTTTATGAACTACTATGGGAAGAAGGGTCAATTTTCCctccaacaaaaaatacataagaGTCACGTGCTAGACATGTGGCCTGTATCATTAAATTGTAGAAGAAAAAGTAGATGAAAatcaaaagtgctaatttttgtaagtgaAATACACCTAActtatggaataaaaaatgttatttttcctaataataataataaacaaattgcAAACATTTATATAAAGTAAGATAAATGTCCATACTTGAGTGGactaattaaaactcatgaTCCTAGACTTGTTTGTGAGAAATCTTACCTTAacgattaaattaaaacaacatAGATACATGTATAATTAAAGCGTAATTTGTAGTGTATTTatctgaataaaaattataaaactggTAATTTTGTTTACTAGCGGAGGGGGTGCACTAAATGCGTAACAATGAGAAAGCGAGAATTACTCCATGAATTTGCGTACATAAAATGATATGCAGATGGAGAAAGTAacctttatatataaaataacaattaaaagtttttatttattacacgCAATTGATCAGTGATTATACAATAACGACAAATATGAGTGTATGATTAAATATCTGTGTAACTTTTTCCATGTACCTGCGCTATAGAAAATTTTTGCAcgtaattcaaaataaaaactttagtTATAATCActcaaattaaacaaaatcagTTATATATCTACCTACGCAATTAATATTccaatgataaaatttttaaaatacatccataattttaatcaatcaatataatattattattatcatatcaatacgtaatatattaatttttctgtaattaattaaatcaattttgtctATCAATGGCATCTATGAACGGCCACcaattgtatatttatgttCCCATAATAGCTAGGTTAATAATTAGTGTAACCAAAGACATGGCGTGTTAGggcatttttcaaactttagtTCAGATCGAGTTTGGCCATACTTAAATCagtttttagataaatataaaacatttatcatgCACTCatataatgtataattatgaatgtgAATGTATTgtctatttttcataataatgtcttgtctctttatttattttaaatatatttgttgatttagaaattttaatgTATTGAATGTTCACTtggatttttgaatttattagatGATGTAGTGCCAAtctaattcaaaaaaaaaaaaaaagaatatgaaatcaaataacaaatatatcatacttACTGTGTGATTGGTTTGGTTTGAGtggataagaattttttcaatttttgtgcaGTTTAATTTCATCTTATTGGATGCATGGTTTAAAGTTTCacttttaacaaatatttgaagttaataaatattaaaaacgtTTTGAAAACGCTgtagaaaaattgtaaaattaaagaaacatatataatagtcataaaaataaatttaaaaatcttaccTTTCTCTTTCTAATACAAGCAGACCTATTTTAATTTCGTATCATTTATATACCTACTCAAATTATTATGATGTAGTGTAAtcatatattcaaaattattattatttaatatatatctttaatgataattttaaaagtatcaATTTAGTATTTTGTCAATGGTTTGTAGTGAAGATTAAATCTAGTAGTAATATATAGGGTAATAATAGCGCTACAAATAAAGGCAAAAGTAATAGTTATTATCTAACTAATCTTAACTTtggaaatcaagaaattaattaattttagtttattttatatataatccaTCATTGGTGGGgtaattccaaaaattatctTGTAAGGTAGTTGCGATTGAAATCAATTTcatcattatattaaaatattaaacaataattcaGTACATCGTAAATTATTGCAAGTTACCAATAACAATAGAgtaccaaattaattataataaattcatataagtgagataaatatttataattctaataAAGTTTGAACtcataatcaaatatttataaaataataaagtatcaATTTTAGTTACAAACCACGACCTCATTcgtaacaaaataatttcatctaTACACGACTTTCAATTTATTACTAGTTCTTCAATTTAGAATTGCCTTTActtctttcaacttttttaagtggtaattacatataggtttaattattttttattataaaaaatgaaaataataaaaaataaatttaaaataatacatataataaaatacagCATGTGTCGGCaactttacaaatttttttaaaaaaaaaattctgtaagTTGTTCGGGACTCCAAGTCGTCTCCCGTAAAGCACATACAAGCACAGATTGGGGCttacaatatataatatacactAGTATATGGCAGAGACGACATGATACGATTGTGCGTAGACCACTCATTTTCAACAGAAGACATACAAAACGTAGTGACACAACAACATGCCATATCATTTCATAACGTCATCTACAATAGACGTGTGGAAAGTGGGTTCCAACCTGGAGATACATGCATGATGGATATTGTGGTATgttatatgatataaaatattttgtttatattaaaatttattattttctacatatttCAAAGATACAATCCTTTCGTCTAAGTTCTCAACCTAGATTACTTTTGTGAAGTCGAGGACACATgctatatttatatcatatgtattattttagatatattattattattattatttttataataaaaaataattaaaccatTACATACATGATTACATCAGCATTTGTATAATCTAGCAATACATTACCACGACTAAAAATAATAGACAAATAACATTAAtaactcacataaaataaaataaatgctcacatacttaataaaatttaaaatcataaaccGCAAACTTGTCGATGGAATTTCAACCCTATTAAACTAAgacatcattaatttttcttcttccaaacTTACTAGTCTAAGGATTTTAAACATGTTATAATTGTTCTCCGAGAAAGAGCGATGGTATTATTAAGCCAAAATTGTTAGGCAAGGTTGcctttacatattttaaacatGTAAGAAATAAATAGACGCATACCGCACTCTTCaagtattaaataatcaaatcactacaaaaattaCGATGAATCAATACATTCTATcacaattaaagaaaatcaacgagaaaacataaattttgattatgatTGACTAAAATTTGCCAAGCTATCACCAACATTTA encodes:
- the LOC105166033 gene encoding bidirectional sugar transporter SWEET14 is translated as MNQLAFVFGLLGNVVSFMVFLAPIPTFYQIYKKKSTEGFQSVPYVVGLFSAMLWIYYAFLKPDTTLLITINSVGCFIQSAYICFYLFFAPRNARVQTVKLLLLLNTVGFGLIMVLTYFLAKGSNRANFVGWICLVFSLCVFVAPLCVVRQVLRTKSAEYMPFLLSFFLTISAIVWFFYGFLRKDYNIAIPNVLGFIFGVLQMVLYLIYRNGKTLVQENQQLPAGIIAVEDEKQLPELRDQIIDVVKLQGGLEVEIIPVVSILVDNHILGGGKNEDQNP